One segment of Sulfolobales archaeon DNA contains the following:
- a CDS encoding nicotinamide-nucleotide adenylyltransferase → MGDKARYRRAVFPGRFQPFHMGHLEVVRWALERVEELIIVIGTAQESHTVVNPFTAGERIYMIREALKWGKIDLGRIYIIPVPDILMNSVWPHYLKLFTPPFEASISRNPLVIRLFKEAGFEVLIPPAFGREIYSSTRIRKMMMSGDEKWRELVPPVVAEIIDSIDGVSRIRSLLGGD, encoded by the coding sequence GTGGGTGACAAGGCTAGATATAGAAGAGCCGTCTTCCCAGGGAGGTTCCAGCCATTCCACATGGGGCATCTAGAGGTTGTTAGATGGGCTCTTGAAAGGGTTGAGGAGCTGATAATAGTGATAGGAACGGCGCAGGAGAGCCACACGGTTGTAAACCCCTTCACAGCTGGCGAGAGAATATATATGATTAGGGAGGCGCTGAAATGGGGGAAAATAGATCTTGGCAGGATATATATAATACCTGTTCCAGATATACTCATGAACTCCGTATGGCCACACTATCTAAAACTCTTCACACCCCCATTTGAGGCGTCTATCTCGAGGAATCCTCTTGTGATAAGGCTATTCAAAGAGGCGGGCTTTGAGGTGCTTATACCACCAGCCTTTGGTAGAGAGATATATAGCTCTACAAGGATAAGGAAGATGATGATGAGCGGTGATGAGAAGTGGAGAGAGCTAGTACCCCCTGTTGTTGCAGAGATAATAGATTCGATAGATGGGGTCTCCAGGATTAGAAGCCTTCTAGGGGGTGATTGA